From Oryza brachyantha chromosome 9, ObraRS2, whole genome shotgun sequence, a single genomic window includes:
- the LOC102715331 gene encoding transcription initiation factor TFIID subunit 10: MMGSNSAGGGGGGAMAPGGMGGGGQPMGAASSGGGGGDGRHDDEVVLTEFLSSLMDYTPTIPDELVEHYLGRSGFHCPDLRLTRLVAVATQKFISDIASDSLQHCKARVAAPIKDNKSKQPKDRRLVLTMDDLSKALQEHGVNLKHPEYFADSPSAGMAPAAREE, from the exons ATGATGGGGAGCAACAGCGCcgggggcggaggcgggggcgccaTGGCTCCGGGGGGCATGGGGGGAGGAGGGCAGCCCATGGGGGCGGcatcctccggcggcggcggcggcgacgggcggcacGACGACGAGGTGGTCCTCACCGagttcctctcctccctcatGGACTACACCCCCACG ATTCCGGACGAGCTGGTGGAGCACTACCTTGGCCGCAGCGGCTTCCACTGTCCCGACCTCCGCCT AACGAGGCTGGTTGCTGTAGCCACCCAAAAGTTCATTTCGGACATTGCAAGCGATTCTCTTCA GCACTGCAAAGCCAGGGTAGCAGCACCTATCAAAGACAACAAGAGCAAGCAACCTAAG GATAGGCGGCTTGTATTAACAATGGATGATCTTTCTAAGGCCTTGCAAGAG CATGGTGTGAACTTGAAACATCCTGAGTACTTCGCAGATAGCCCTTCAGCAGGAATGGCTCCTGCGGCAAGAGAGGAGTAG